A portion of the Cryptomeria japonica chromosome 5, Sugi_1.0, whole genome shotgun sequence genome contains these proteins:
- the LOC131875733 gene encoding glycine-rich cell wall structural protein-like, translated as MCASVLLTVRTVACVSGCVYPRATGRLPRGGRGPPVFGTGVRVAAQSRGAARGIKPRPERTRARSGAEGRPGRRAGGAAGDAGAEGGGAAGRAGSCTGGGAVGREGAPRRRCSRAGTGGGAAGREAVGGAGVGAAAEGGSACCGRCLVQSAGVAERAEGTAGRRGQTAHGTVDGVYGRCQARSTASAAQVVVDQFIFSFAGLFLCSASETVIDVFSV; from the exons ATGTGTGCGTCCGTACTGCTGACTGTGCGTACGGTTGCCTGCGTGTCCGGATGTGTTTATCCACGGGCCactggccgcctgccacgtggcgggcgtggtCCTCCGGTCTTCGGGACTGGTGTCCGCGTGGCTGCGCAGAGCAGGGGAGCGGCGAGAGGAATTAAGCCGAGGCCGGAGCGGACGCGGGCTCGGAGCGGCGCCGAAGGAAGACCCGGGAGGCGGGCTGGGGGCGCCGCTGGTGACGCCGGAGCGGAGGGTGGCGGAGCAGCTGGACGAGCCGGGAGCTGCACGGGAGGCGGCGCCGTAGGCCGGGAGGGGGCGCCGAGGAGGCGCTGCAGCAGAGCCGGGACGGGAGGCGGCGCCGCAGGCCGGGAGGCGGTCGGTGGCGCAGGAGTCGGAGCGGCGGCCGAGGGCGGTAGCGCGTGCTGCGGGAGGTGTCTGGTACAGTCGGCCGGCGTCGCAGAACGGGCGGAGGGCACTGCCGGGAGGAGGGGACAGACGGCGCACGGCACGGTCGACGGCGTGTACGGGCGCTGTCAGGCACGGAGCACGGCGTCTGCGGCACAG gtTGTTGTAGATCAGTTTATTTTTAGTTTTGCAGGCTTATTTCTTTGCTCAGCCTCAGAGACTGTAATAGATGTATTCTCAGTTTGA